DNA from Corallococcus soli:
CGACAGGTGTTGCTGTGTTCGGGAGACCCGCTCCAGGCGACGCCGCGCGTGGAGGCGATCCGCGAGCGGTTCGCGCCGTTCCGGGACGGCGGGCCGGGGCTGCTGCTCATGCCGGGCTTCTTCGGGGGGGATGCGCGCGGCAAGACGATGTCGCTGGGGCGGGGTGGGTCGGACTACTCGGCGGCGCTGGCGGCGGCGGCGCTGGATGCGCGGCTGCTGGAGATCTGGACCGACGTGGACGGCATCTTCAGCGCGGATCCGCGCCTGGTGCCGGAGGCGTTCGCGCTGGAGGAGGTGAGCTTCGAGGAGGCGATGGAGCTGGCCTACTTCGGGGCGAAGGTGCTGCACCCGAAGACGATTGCCCCGGCGCGGGAGCGGGGCATCCCGGTGCGCGTGTGCAACAGCTTCCGGCCGGAGCACCCGGGCACGCGGGTGACGGCCACGGCGAAGGCGACGCGGCATCCGGTGCGGGGGCTGTCGTTCCTGCAGGACATCGCGCTCATCAACATCGCGGGCGCGGGGTTGAAGGGCGTACCGGGCACGGCCGCGCGCGTGTTCGAGGCGATGGCGCGCGCGTCCATCTCCGTGGTGCTCATCACCCAGGGCTCCAGCGAGTCCTCCATCAGCTTCTGCGTGGGCCAGGAGGAGGGCGACCGGGCGGTGCAGGCGCTGGAGGAGGCCTTCGAGGCGGAGCGCGAGGGGGGGAAGGTGGACCCCATCGAGCAGCAGCCGGGGCTGGCGGTGCTGAGCATCGTGGGCGACGGGATGCGGCACCGGGTGGGCGTGGCGGGCACGTTCTTCAGCGCGCTGGCGGACGTGGATTGCAGCATCGCGGCCATCGCGCAGGGCTCCAGCGAGCGGAGCATCTCCGCGGTGATCGCGCAGGTGGACGGGCCCCGGGCCATGGCGCACGTGCACCGCAAGTGCTTTGGCACCACGGAGATTGTGGAGCTGTTGGTGGCGGGCGTGGGCACGGTGGGGGGAGAGCTGCTGCGGCAGATCCACCAGCAGGCGCCGAAGCTGCGGGCGCATGGTCTGGACTTGCGCGTGTGCGCCATCGCGAACAGCCGGCGCAGCCTGGTGGCGCCGGAGGGCGTGGCGCTGGACGGCTGGAAGGCGCTGCTGGAGGCGAGCGCGGCGGGCTTCACGCTGGACACGTTCCGGGAGTGGGCGAAGGCGCGGCGTCCGGGCCGGCCCATCTTCGTGGACTGCACGAGCAGCGAGGACGTGGCGCTGGGGTATCCGGCGCTGATGGCGTCCGGGCTGCATGTGGTGACGGCGAACAAGAAGGCGAATTCGGGACGGCAGGACCACTGGCGCGCCCTGCGGGACACGGCGTCGCGGCACCAGCGGAAGTTCCTCTACGAGACGAACGTGGGGGCGGGGCTGCCGGTCATCGACACGCTGAAGAACATGCTGCGCACGGGCGACACGGTGCACCGGGTGGAGGGCATCCTGTCCGGTTCGCTGTCCTTCATCCTGGGATTGACGGAGCAGGGGGTGCCGCTGTCGAAGGCGGTGGGCACGGCGATGGAGAAGGGCTTCACGGAGCCGGACCCGCGGGACGACCTGGAGGGCACGGACGTGGCGCGCAAGGTGCTCATCCTGGCGCGGGAGCTGGGGCGCACGCTGGAGTTGGAGGAGGTGGCGCTGGCGTCGCTGCTCCCGGAGGAGTTCGACGCGACGGGGCCGCTGCAGGACTTCCTGGCGCGGCTGCCACAGGCGGACGACATCTTCCAGCAGCGGGTGGAGGCGTACAGGAAGGAGGGCAAGGTGCTGCGCTACGTGGGCAGCGTGGGGCCGGAGGGCGTGCGCGTGGGATTGGTGCCGGTGCCGCTGGAGCATCCGCTGGCGGCGGTGAAGGGCGGAGAGAACGCGCTCAGCTTCCTGTCGGAGCGCTACAGCCCCACGCCGCTGGTGATTCGCGGATACGGCGCGGGCGCGGCGGTGACGGCGGCCGGCGTGCTGGCGGATGTGCTGCGATTGGTGGAGGGGCCGCTGCCCTGACGGTGTAGGGGTGGGGCGGAAGTGGAGCCTGGGAGGGTCGAGATGGCGGAGATGGGCGAGGAGGAGTTCGTTCAGAAGGTCGAGCTACGTCGTCATCACGGCGCTCGAATCCGGCATCGAGACACGGCCGCTGTGAGTTTGCGGGTGCTGGGGAAGTGGCTGGCGTGCGGCGTGCTGGGGTTGTTGTTGGCGGCGTGCGCTTCCAGCACGCCGCTCCAGCAGCGGTGGGATGAGGCGGAAGCGGAGTGCGGCGAGGCGAGTGAAGACGCCTGTGTGACCCTGCTGTGTGAGGGCACGGAGTGTGGCTTTTATCGCTGTGAGGACGTGCCCGGGGAGGTGGTGCTGGCGCGCGGCCTTCCACCCCGTCCGCCTCCCGTGGCGGTGGCTCCCGCCCCGGGCAGCGGGCCCCGGCGCAACTGGGGCGGGAGCATGAACCTGCCGGGTGGCAAGAAGCCCGTCGTGGTGTTCCCCAAGGCCGAAGACATTCGGTCCGTGGTAGTTCCGCAGCGACGGTTGTCCGCGGGGAAGATGGAGAAGCATCACATCTTCCCGCAGGCGCCGGATCTCGCTCGGTGGTTCAAGCGACAGGGCGTCGACATCCACCTCTACACGCTGCCCCTTCCCGTTCACGTTCACCGACGCATCCATAGCGGAGGGGACAGGGGCGGCGATTGGAATCAGGCTTGGCGCGAGTTTCGCGATGCAAACGAGCATGCCCTACCTGCGGAGATCTACAAACACGCCGGAAGCCTCATCTATCGCTTTCAACTCACGGGTGATTCCATCCAGCAGTATTACTGATCTTCCGCAGCCAAGGCACTCAAAGCCATGAGCCGTTATTTCTATCTTCGTCCCGACAAAGCAACCTGGGCCACCTACAAGGGTGAGTTCAATGCCGTCCCAAAATGGGGGTTGCCCGGCCTGAAGGATTGTCCGGGCTGTGGTGCCTCCTGGTCATCCTGGGGCACTCACTATCCCGCCGTGGATCTGTCGGAGCTTCCAGAACGACACGAGTTCGAAGAAGCTCGACAAGAACCCTTTCACGAATTCGTGCGTCTCCGGGAGTTGGTGCGTCCCCTGGCGCCTCCCAATTCCAAGCTTCCACCCGGCACCGACTTCGGTCCGTTGGTCGGTCCTGCTTCCGGTCGGCTCGCTCCCTTCTCGGGACTTGAAAGCTGTTGGATTGTCGTTCGCCGGGACACCTTCGACAGCCTCCAGGCAGCGGGCGTGCGTGGATTGCTCGGCTGCAAGACGGAGCTGAAGTTCCGTCAGAAGACGCCGCCGGAGCTCATCGAACTCCAGATCGAACCACGCGGTCTGTTGCACCGTGACTGCCTGCCGCCGGATCTGGCCCCTCCCTGCACCACTTGCGGACGACAAGGTTTCACCCTGCCGGACGACCCCATCCTCGATGAAGCCTCGCTGCCCACGGACACGGACCTGTTCCGCGTGGGCAACTTCGCCACCGTCATCATCGGCACCGACCGCTTCAAGGACGCCGTGGAGCAGGGTGGATGGGAGGGCATCAAGTTCCGTGAACTTCCCGTGCGCTGACGCTCCAGTCTGGAGCGGGAAGGGCAGCAGCCCCACCACAAGTCCCACGCCGGTGGCGATTCTCGGGTACGACGCGGCCGTGACAGCGGATGTATTGCGATGGGTGGAAGGGCTACGGCCCTGCCGATGTAGGAATGGGGATGGAAGTGGAATCCGAGAGGATCAAGATGGCGGAGATGGGCGAGGACGAGTTCGTTCAGAAGGTCGCTGAACGGCTGGCGCGGATGCCGAAGGACACCGCGCCGACGGGGGAGCCGTACCATCTCCTGGAAGCCGCGACGGCCGACGGTGAGCTGCTGGGCCAGTATTGGATGGAGGGGCCCGAAGGGGGCCTCCCCGTGTTCCAGAGCCGGAAGGATGCGCTCACGGCGGTCCGGTGCATGCCGCTGCCCTCGGAGCTTGGAGGATATTCGGAGGCCGCCGAGCGCTGGCACATCCGGGCGCTCTCCGGTGATGAGTTCCGCTATTTCTTCCTCAATCCATACGTCACGCTCTACGTCGTCATCACGGTGCTTGAATCCGGCATCGAGACGCGACCTCTGTGACAGTGCGAGTCCTGGGGAAGTGGCTGGCGTGCGGTGTGCTGGGGTTGTTGCTGGCGGCCTGCGCTTCCAGCACGCCGCTCCAGCAACGGTGGGATGAGGCGGAAGCGGAGTGCGGCGAGGCGAGTGAAGATGCCTGCGTGACCCTGCTGTGCGAGGGCACGGAGTGCGGCTTCTATCGCTGTGAGGACGTACCCGGGGAGGTGGTGCTGGCGCGCGGCCTTCCGCCACGTCCGCCTCCCGTGGCGGTGGCCCCCGCTCCGGGCAGTGGGCCCCGGCGCAACTGGGGCGGGAGCAATAGCCTGCCGGGCGGCAAGAAGCCCGTCGTGGTCTTCCCCCGGCCTGACAACGTCAGGCCTGTGGAGCTTCCGCAACGCCGGTTGTCCGCAGGGAAGATGGAGAAGCACCACATCTTCCCTCAGGCACAGGAACTGGCTCGGTGGTTCAAGCAACAGGGCGTCGACATCCACCTCTATACCCTACCCCTTCCAGTTCACGTTCACCGCCGCATTCACAGCGGAAAGTCCATGGGCGGCGAGTGGAATCAGGCATGGCGCGAGTTCATCAGTGCAAAACCAAATGCCACTCCACAAGAAATCCATCAGCACGCGGGCGTGCTCATCTACCGCTTTCAGCTCACTGGCGGTCCCATCCAGCAGTACAACTGACCTTCTTCTGAATAGGGATTGAAAGCCCATGCCCCGCTACTTCTGGCTGCGCGACGACACGGTCGCCACGGCGCGTTACAGCGGCGATTTTGATGCCGCGCACAAATGGGGTCTCCCAGGCCTCAAGAATTGTCCAGGCTGCGGTGCCACCTGGGGAGGCGCGGGACACAATTACCCGGCCGTGGACCTTTCGCTCATTCCCGAGCATGGAGAATTCGAAGAGCCCCGACCCGAACCGTTCCATGAGTTCGTCCGCCTCCAGGCGTTGGTGCGTCCCATTGCCCCACCGAATTCAAAACTTCCTCCTGGGACCACCTTCGGTCCTCTCGTAGGAGCTGCTTCGGGGCAGTTCGGCCCGTTCATGTGGCTTGGGATCTCGATGATGATCATCCGCCGCGACACGCTCAACAACCTCCAGGCCGCTGGCGTTCGGGGACTCCTCGGAGCCCGCACGGAGCTGCGGTTCCGCCAGAAGACGCCGCCGGACATCCTCGAACTGCAAATCGAGCCACGCGGGCTGCTCCACCGGGACTGCCTTCCCCCTGACGTGGTGCCCCCTTGCACCACTTGCGGACGACAAGGTTTCACCCGGCCGGACGACCCCATCCTCGACGAAGCCTCACTGCCCACGGACACGGACCTGTTCCGCGTGGGCAACTTCGCCACCGTCATCATCGGCACCGACCGCTTCAAGGACGCCGTGGAGCAGGGTGGATGGGAGGGCATCCAATTCCGTGAACTGCCCGTGCGTTGACAATCACAATCACAGCACCAGCTCCATGTACGTGGTGCCAGGCACGGGGCTCGGGTAGTAGGGCGGAATGCCCACAAAGCCCATCGACCGGTAGAGCATCACCGGGCTGCCATGAAGGTCTCCGCTCATCCCCGGACAGGGAAGGGCGGCGGCTCCACCACCACTTCCATCGGCAGGTGCTGCTTCTCCGCGATCCACCGCACCCAGAGCTTCGGCCGGGCCGTCAGGCCATCCCGGTGCTTGGGGCGCTCCAACCGGATGGACAGCCAGTTGCGGTCCCTCAAATACAGTTCCTTGCCCACCGGCAGCAGCTCCGTCTGGAGAAACCCCGGCAGGTCCTCGCGGGAGTCCTTCGACATCGCGAGCATCCCCTTGAAGGCCAACCAGCACGGCGGCGGGTGGACGATGGGCGAGGACGTCACCTGTTCAATGAACACCTCCCCCACCGTGCCCAACGCGGGCACCAGGTGG
Protein-coding regions in this window:
- the sitA6 gene encoding SitA6 family polymorphic toxin lipoprotein, with protein sequence MGKWLACGVLGLLLAACASSTPLQQRWDEAEAECGEASEDACVTLLCEGTECGFYRCEDVPGEVVLARGLPPRPPPVAVAPAPGSGPRRNWGGSNSLPGGKKPVVVFPRPDNVRPVELPQRRLSAGKMEKHHIFPQAQELARWFKQQGVDIHLYTLPLPVHVHRRIHSGKSMGGEWNQAWREFISAKPNATPQEIHQHAGVLIYRFQLTGGPIQQYN
- the sitA6 gene encoding SitA6 family polymorphic toxin lipoprotein; amino-acid sequence: MGKWLACGVLGLLLAACASSTPLQQRWDEAEAECGEASEDACVTLLCEGTECGFYRCEDVPGEVVLARGLPPRPPPVAVAPAPGSGPRRNWGGSMNLPGGKKPVVVFPKAEDIRSVVVPQRRLSAGKMEKHHIFPQAPDLARWFKRQGVDIHLYTLPLPVHVHRRIHSGGDRGGDWNQAWREFRDANEHALPAEIYKHAGSLIYRFQLTGDSIQQYY
- the sitI6 gene encoding SitI6 family double-CXXCG motif immunity protein, coding for MPRYFWLRDDTVATARYSGDFDAAHKWGLPGLKNCPGCGATWGGAGHNYPAVDLSLIPEHGEFEEPRPEPFHEFVRLQALVRPIAPPNSKLPPGTTFGPLVGAASGQFGPFMWLGISMMIIRRDTLNNLQAAGVRGLLGARTELRFRQKTPPDILELQIEPRGLLHRDCLPPDVVPPCTTCGRQGFTRPDDPILDEASLPTDTDLFRVGNFATVIIGTDRFKDAVEQGGWEGIQFRELPVR
- the thrA gene encoding bifunctional aspartate kinase/homoserine dehydrogenase I, whose product is MRVMKFGGTSVGDAERMRGVVALVEEARRTERVTVVASAVSGITNLLVGAARAAQEGEPVQDVCARFEDVHSAIAKALGAELKPAQTRPLAEGLVALGAELRGLLQGVGLLRECSPSVLAHLSGLGERASCLLLAALLEARGLQPTSLDPRQVLLCSGDPLQATPRVEAIRERFAPFRDGGPGLLLMPGFFGGDARGKTMSLGRGGSDYSAALAAAALDARLLEIWTDVDGIFSADPRLVPEAFALEEVSFEEAMELAYFGAKVLHPKTIAPARERGIPVRVCNSFRPEHPGTRVTATAKATRHPVRGLSFLQDIALINIAGAGLKGVPGTAARVFEAMARASISVVLITQGSSESSISFCVGQEEGDRAVQALEEAFEAEREGGKVDPIEQQPGLAVLSIVGDGMRHRVGVAGTFFSALADVDCSIAAIAQGSSERSISAVIAQVDGPRAMAHVHRKCFGTTEIVELLVAGVGTVGGELLRQIHQQAPKLRAHGLDLRVCAIANSRRSLVAPEGVALDGWKALLEASAAGFTLDTFREWAKARRPGRPIFVDCTSSEDVALGYPALMASGLHVVTANKKANSGRQDHWRALRDTASRHQRKFLYETNVGAGLPVIDTLKNMLRTGDTVHRVEGILSGSLSFILGLTEQGVPLSKAVGTAMEKGFTEPDPRDDLEGTDVARKVLILARELGRTLELEEVALASLLPEEFDATGPLQDFLARLPQADDIFQQRVEAYRKEGKVLRYVGSVGPEGVRVGLVPVPLEHPLAAVKGGENALSFLSERYSPTPLVIRGYGAGAAVTAAGVLADVLRLVEGPLP
- the sitI6 gene encoding SitI6 family double-CXXCG motif immunity protein, which translates into the protein MSRYFYLRPDKATWATYKGEFNAVPKWGLPGLKDCPGCGASWSSWGTHYPAVDLSELPERHEFEEARQEPFHEFVRLRELVRPLAPPNSKLPPGTDFGPLVGPASGRLAPFSGLESCWIVVRRDTFDSLQAAGVRGLLGCKTELKFRQKTPPELIELQIEPRGLLHRDCLPPDLAPPCTTCGRQGFTLPDDPILDEASLPTDTDLFRVGNFATVIIGTDRFKDAVEQGGWEGIKFRELPVR